A region of Natribaculum luteum DNA encodes the following proteins:
- a CDS encoding helix-turn-helix domain-containing protein, with the protein MTTVAEITLSAADLALEETITSFPDAELRVESVVAEGPLRPMPLVWIGGVDVDDLEDGLEADPSVETFTRLLEEPDQREWLYRFEYADVVTDRCGIVFEHDGTVLDAECSSGRWTLRLLFPDRDSLSSAIADLEDLDVRIDVKRMIDAGRDGDLEVSAALTEAQEEAVSEAYRRGYYDVPREISLEELADELGISHQALSERLRRANKVLAGEQLDEPTPELAH; encoded by the coding sequence ATGACGACCGTCGCCGAGATCACGCTGTCCGCGGCAGACCTCGCGCTCGAGGAGACGATCACCTCGTTTCCGGACGCCGAGTTGCGCGTCGAGAGCGTCGTCGCCGAAGGGCCGTTGCGACCGATGCCGCTGGTCTGGATCGGCGGCGTCGACGTCGACGACCTCGAGGACGGCCTCGAGGCCGATCCCTCGGTCGAGACGTTCACGCGACTGCTCGAGGAGCCTGACCAGCGGGAGTGGCTGTACCGATTCGAGTACGCCGACGTCGTCACCGACCGCTGTGGAATCGTCTTCGAGCACGACGGCACGGTCCTCGACGCGGAGTGTTCGTCGGGTCGCTGGACGCTTCGGCTGCTGTTCCCCGACCGGGACTCCCTCTCGAGTGCGATCGCCGATCTCGAGGACCTGGACGTCCGCATCGACGTCAAGCGGATGATCGACGCCGGGCGCGACGGCGATCTCGAGGTCAGTGCGGCGCTGACCGAGGCCCAGGAGGAGGCGGTCAGCGAGGCCTACAGGCGCGGTTACTACGACGTCCCGCGGGAGATTTCGCTCGAGGAACTCGCCGACGAACTGGGGATCTCCCACCAGGCGCTGTCCGAACGGCTTCGACGGGCGAACAAGGTGCTCGCCGGCGAGCAACTCGACGAACCGACGCCCGAGCTGGCCCACTGA
- a CDS encoding amidohydrolase family protein gives MYQHDGEDVFVIDAHVHLWDASEENITHDGGEQFIQCFYDYHTTFTPDDRQWDMDEYRKYGQERMVEDLFGNAAADVAIFQPTYLTDFYDEGFNTTEQNAELALEYPERFVLNGTFDPRDGKEGLEYLEELHDTYDIQGVKLYTAEWRDESKGWRLDDEEAFRFLERCSDLGIENIHAHKGPTIRPLNRDAFDVKDVDDAASSFPELNFVVEHVGLPRLDDFCWIAAQETNVYGGLAVAAPFAQNRPGKFSEIVSELLWWLGEDRLLFGSDYALWNPDWLVEEVIEAELTEEHRAEYGVEWDLETKKKVMGENAAELYDIDVEEKKRQFREDEISQQFDLTDHYGEPAAADD, from the coding sequence ATGTACCAGCACGACGGCGAGGACGTGTTCGTCATCGACGCCCACGTTCACCTGTGGGACGCGTCCGAGGAGAACATCACACACGACGGGGGAGAACAGTTCATCCAGTGTTTCTACGACTATCACACGACGTTCACGCCCGACGATCGGCAGTGGGACATGGACGAGTATCGGAAGTACGGCCAAGAGCGGATGGTCGAGGACCTGTTCGGGAACGCCGCCGCGGACGTGGCCATCTTCCAGCCGACGTACCTGACCGACTTCTACGACGAGGGGTTCAATACGACGGAACAGAACGCCGAACTCGCACTCGAGTATCCCGAACGGTTCGTCCTCAACGGCACGTTCGATCCGCGTGACGGCAAAGAGGGACTCGAGTACCTGGAGGAACTCCACGACACCTACGACATCCAGGGCGTCAAGCTCTACACCGCCGAGTGGCGCGACGAGTCGAAAGGGTGGCGACTCGACGACGAGGAGGCGTTTCGCTTCCTCGAGCGGTGTTCCGACCTCGGGATCGAGAACATCCACGCCCACAAGGGGCCGACGATCCGGCCGCTGAACCGCGACGCCTTCGACGTGAAAGACGTCGACGACGCCGCGTCGTCGTTCCCGGAGCTCAACTTCGTCGTCGAACACGTCGGGCTGCCCCGACTCGACGACTTCTGCTGGATCGCCGCCCAGGAGACGAACGTCTACGGCGGGCTGGCCGTCGCCGCTCCGTTCGCCCAGAACCGGCCGGGGAAGTTCTCGGAGATCGTGTCCGAACTGCTGTGGTGGCTTGGGGAAGATCGGCTCCTCTTTGGCTCGGACTACGCGCTGTGGAACCCCGACTGGCTCGTCGAAGAGGTCATAGAGGCCGAGTTGACCGAGGAACACCGTGCGGAGTACGGCGTCGAGTGGGACCTCGAGACGAAAAAGAAGGTGATGGGCGAGAACGCTGCCGAACTCTACGACATCGACGTCGAGGAGAAGAAACGACAGTTCCGCGAGGACGAGATCAGCCAGCAGTTCGACCTCACGGACCACTACGGCGAACCCGCGGCAGCGGACGACTGA
- a CDS encoding dihydrodipicolinate synthase family protein — protein MAYHDPGEADPLSLHGVVPPTVTAFAEDESVDYEQTAAHARFVVDRGVHGVFPLGTNGEFALLTDDERDRVVEAVVDEVGDEVPVIAGVGAPSTRRTVARAEHAEAVGADGVVVVTPYYYPLDDEAYLEHYRQVADAVSLPVYVYHIPSRTGNAIPLSTLDELAAIDNVVGVKDSSKDVPWLAQAIDANPDMTFLAGSDSLCFTGLEIGCSGMVSAVANAVPELVVDLYEAYDGGDEERARELQSRTFAVRDAFKSGGGYMSGVKSALELRDFDAGPLRSPLRAMTDDEQATLRDRLEELEVL, from the coding sequence ATGGCTTACCACGACCCCGGGGAAGCCGATCCCCTCTCGCTTCACGGCGTCGTTCCACCGACCGTCACCGCGTTCGCGGAAGACGAGTCAGTCGACTACGAGCAGACGGCGGCCCACGCCCGGTTCGTCGTCGACCGCGGCGTCCACGGCGTCTTCCCGCTTGGAACCAACGGGGAGTTCGCCTTGCTGACCGACGACGAGCGCGACCGCGTCGTCGAGGCCGTCGTCGACGAGGTCGGCGACGAGGTCCCCGTCATCGCCGGTGTCGGTGCACCGAGCACCCGCCGGACCGTCGCCCGCGCCGAACACGCCGAAGCCGTCGGCGCGGACGGCGTCGTCGTCGTCACGCCCTACTACTATCCGTTAGACGACGAGGCCTACCTCGAGCACTACCGCCAGGTCGCCGACGCCGTCTCCCTCCCGGTCTACGTCTACCACATTCCGAGCCGAACCGGCAACGCGATCCCCCTGTCGACGCTCGACGAACTCGCCGCCATCGACAACGTCGTCGGGGTGAAAGACTCGAGCAAGGACGTCCCGTGGCTCGCACAGGCGATCGACGCCAACCCCGACATGACCTTCCTCGCGGGGTCTGACTCGCTTTGCTTCACCGGCCTCGAGATCGGCTGTTCGGGGATGGTCAGCGCCGTCGCGAACGCCGTCCCGGAACTCGTCGTCGACCTCTACGAGGCGTACGACGGCGGCGACGAAGAGCGCGCTCGCGAACTCCAGAGTCGGACGTTCGCGGTCCGTGACGCGTTCAAGTCCGGCGGCGGCTACATGTCTGGGGTCAAAAGCGCCCTCGAGTTGCGCGATTTCGACGCCGGCCCGCTGCGAAGTCCCCTGCGGGCCATGACCGACGACGAGCAGGCGACCCTTCGGGATCGACTCGAGGAACTCGAGGTGCTCTAG
- a CDS encoding PQQ-dependent sugar dehydrogenase gives MLDTTRRRVLAATASLSLPVAGCLTDGSEPQLADPGDAPGDGLPVPEWEPAEGSPYDAAVEATTVVSGFEIPWSLSFAGPDVFVTERDGGVLRFDRDAVTDRDGLEPSDAEVVLARDELPDQAAHGEGGTLGVATHPDYPDVPDLFIYYTADDGNLENRVVRYDVDDGDLEPILEGVPGAMIHDGGRLAFGPDDALWVTTGDADDPALAQDPSSLAGAVLRITPDGDPAPDNPDFGDESDPRTYTLGHRNPQGLAFTPADVPIAAEHGPSARDEVSVLRAGANYGWDVVRGGPDDPQYDAYGEYEAVTPPILNTSPDVTWAPSGIAFYTADAIPAWRHRLFVCGLASETLFAVTLTHDGEEPPLEGDAVRYDADWLDDRFTATAHPFYDGEFGRLRHVEQGPDGALYLLTSNRDGRASGEFPRDGDDRLLRLEPT, from the coding sequence GTGCTCGACACGACGCGCAGACGCGTTCTTGCGGCGACGGCGTCGCTCTCGCTTCCCGTCGCTGGCTGTCTTACGGACGGCAGCGAACCCCAGCTGGCAGACCCCGGCGACGCGCCGGGCGACGGCCTGCCGGTGCCGGAGTGGGAGCCGGCCGAGGGGTCGCCTTACGACGCAGCCGTCGAGGCGACGACCGTCGTCTCCGGCTTCGAGATCCCCTGGAGTCTCTCGTTTGCCGGACCCGACGTCTTCGTGACCGAACGAGACGGTGGCGTCTTGCGATTCGACCGCGACGCCGTGACCGATCGGGACGGACTCGAGCCGTCCGACGCCGAGGTCGTCCTCGCTCGCGACGAACTCCCCGACCAGGCGGCCCACGGCGAAGGCGGCACCCTCGGCGTCGCGACCCACCCCGACTATCCAGACGTTCCCGACCTGTTTATCTACTACACCGCCGACGACGGGAACCTCGAGAACCGGGTGGTGCGCTACGACGTCGACGACGGCGACCTCGAGCCGATCCTCGAGGGGGTTCCCGGCGCGATGATCCACGACGGCGGCCGCCTCGCGTTCGGCCCCGACGACGCGCTGTGGGTGACGACCGGCGACGCCGACGATCCCGCGCTCGCCCAGGACCCGTCCTCGCTCGCCGGAGCCGTCTTGCGGATCACGCCCGACGGCGACCCGGCACCGGACAATCCCGACTTCGGCGACGAGAGCGATCCACGGACGTATACGCTCGGCCACCGCAACCCGCAGGGGCTCGCGTTCACACCGGCCGACGTGCCGATCGCCGCCGAACACGGACCGAGCGCCCGCGACGAGGTGTCGGTCCTGCGGGCGGGCGCAAACTACGGCTGGGACGTCGTCCGCGGCGGCCCCGACGACCCGCAGTACGACGCCTACGGCGAGTACGAGGCGGTCACGCCGCCGATCCTGAACACGAGCCCGGACGTCACGTGGGCTCCTTCCGGCATCGCCTTCTACACCGCCGACGCGATTCCAGCCTGGCGACACCGCCTGTTCGTCTGCGGACTCGCATCGGAGACGCTGTTCGCCGTCACGCTGACCCACGATGGCGAGGAGCCGCCGCTCGAGGGCGACGCAGTCAGATACGACGCCGACTGGCTCGACGATCGCTTCACCGCGACCGCCCATCCGTTCTACGACGGCGAGTTCGGTCGGCTGCGCCACGTCGAACAGGGACCGGACGGAGCGCTCTACCTGTTGACGTCGAACCGCGACGGGCGAGCAAGCGGTGAGTTCCCTCGAGACGGCGACGACCGACTGCTTCGTCTCGAGCCCACCTGA
- a CDS encoding glutaredoxin family protein, with amino-acid sequence MTFQPDSSLEQEEVDEIVAGAIETNEVVLFMKGTELMPQCGYSQRALELIGNHRTEYETVDVLESLDEYRTALAEHSGWETIPQTFVDGEFVGGSDVLAELEDRGELAETLETS; translated from the coding sequence ATGACGTTCCAGCCAGACAGCAGCCTCGAGCAGGAGGAAGTCGACGAGATCGTCGCGGGGGCTATCGAGACGAACGAGGTCGTTCTGTTCATGAAGGGAACCGAACTTATGCCCCAGTGTGGCTACTCCCAGCGAGCACTCGAGTTGATCGGCAACCACCGGACTGAGTACGAGACGGTAGACGTCCTCGAGTCCCTCGACGAGTACCGGACCGCACTCGCGGAACACAGCGGCTGGGAGACGATCCCCCAGACGTTCGTCGACGGCGAGTTCGTCGGCGGGTCGGACGTCCTCGCCGAACTCGAGGATCGAGGCGAACTCGCGGAGACGCTCGAGACGTCGTGA
- a CDS encoding HAD family hydrolase: MTEYDAVVYDLDGTLVRLDVDWDAAAVDVREVYEEAAIDPPSDDLWDLLALSEEVGLDEEVEAVLAAHERDGARTSEQLAHADELLAREGPVGVCSLNSEAACRLALERHGLLEAVDVVVGRDTVTNRKPHPEPLLVAVRALSVEPERTLFVGDSARDEETAKQAGTDFEYVGDGPSGH, translated from the coding sequence GTGACAGAGTACGACGCAGTCGTCTACGACCTCGACGGGACGCTCGTCCGCCTCGACGTCGACTGGGACGCGGCGGCCGTCGACGTCCGCGAGGTGTACGAGGAGGCGGCCATCGACCCGCCCAGCGACGACCTCTGGGACCTGCTCGCGCTCTCGGAGGAGGTCGGCCTGGACGAAGAAGTCGAGGCGGTACTCGCCGCCCACGAACGCGACGGAGCGCGCACCTCGGAGCAACTCGCACACGCAGACGAGTTACTCGCCCGCGAGGGGCCCGTCGGCGTCTGTTCGCTCAACTCCGAGGCAGCCTGTCGCCTCGCCCTCGAGAGACACGGCTTGCTCGAGGCGGTCGACGTCGTTGTCGGACGGGACACGGTCACCAACCGGAAACCGCACCCGGAGCCGCTACTCGTGGCCGTTCGCGCGCTGTCGGTCGAACCGGAGCGGACGCTGTTCGTCGGCGACTCCGCGCGCGACGAGGAGACGGCGAAACAGGCGGGGACGGATTTCGAGTACGTCGGCGACGGTCCCTCCGGCCACTGA
- a CDS encoding patatin-like phospholipase family protein, with translation MSTGADVDSTTRVAIACQGGGSHTAFTAGVLKRLLRECDTRSYELVGLSGTSGGAVCATAAWYGLLAGGTERAVEALEGIWRDFSARSPVDRIANEWAVALATFAARGGPLPLFSPYEVPYTDAGRDRFLDTLETHIGFDHIPELAGGASVDLIVGAADVTEGEFATFHNEAVTAETVLASAAIPTLFEAVEIDDHWYWDGLFSQNPPIRDFLTMPDDAAEKPDEIWIVQINPRHREEVPKSVEDVVDRRNELAGNLSLYQEVYFIEKINDLIESGSLPEQYKPIDVEFIDLGSDLSVPSKVDRDPEFVDRLLQRGTRRAERFLRERT, from the coding sequence ATGAGCACCGGTGCCGACGTCGACAGTACCACTCGAGTCGCGATCGCCTGCCAGGGAGGCGGTAGCCACACTGCGTTCACCGCTGGCGTGCTCAAACGACTTCTCCGCGAGTGTGACACGCGCTCGTACGAACTCGTCGGCCTGAGCGGGACGTCCGGCGGGGCCGTTTGCGCGACCGCCGCGTGGTATGGCCTGCTCGCAGGTGGGACGGAGCGTGCCGTCGAGGCGCTCGAGGGGATCTGGCGGGATTTCTCGGCCCGGTCGCCGGTCGACAGGATCGCCAACGAGTGGGCCGTCGCGCTGGCAACGTTCGCTGCCCGCGGTGGGCCGTTGCCGTTGTTCAGTCCGTACGAGGTACCGTACACCGACGCCGGACGTGATCGGTTTCTCGACACGCTCGAGACGCACATCGGGTTCGATCACATTCCCGAACTCGCCGGCGGTGCGTCCGTGGATCTGATCGTCGGGGCGGCGGACGTCACCGAAGGCGAGTTCGCAACCTTCCACAACGAGGCAGTCACTGCGGAGACGGTTCTCGCGTCGGCAGCGATTCCGACGCTGTTCGAAGCGGTCGAGATCGACGACCACTGGTACTGGGACGGCCTCTTTTCGCAGAATCCGCCGATTCGAGACTTTCTGACGATGCCAGACGACGCGGCGGAGAAACCAGACGAGATCTGGATCGTCCAGATCAACCCCAGACACCGCGAGGAGGTGCCAAAGTCGGTAGAGGACGTCGTCGACCGACGTAACGAACTGGCGGGCAATCTCTCGCTGTACCAGGAGGTCTACTTCATCGAAAAGATCAACGACCTGATCGAGAGCGGGAGTCTTCCGGAACAGTACAAGCCGATCGACGTCGAGTTCATCGACCTGGGCAGTGACCTCTCCGTACCGTCGAAAGTCGACCGGGATCCGGAGTTCGTCGATCGGTTGCTGCAGCGGGGAACGCGACGCGCCGAGCGCTTTCTCAGGGAACGAACGTAG
- the gfcR gene encoding transcriptional regulator GfcR, giving the protein MKNVDDLIESAAELADRGLSKGEIADELNVSRETASWLVERSGAATQAQNRSATGGPQDIHVDWSAVGRDSKRMGAIAEAMADLLAKHGEDVDLTVGIEKAGGPIATLVARELETDLSTYTPSKHQWEEGDIEELGGTFSRNFAGIRDRECYVVDDTITSGTTMRETIQAIRAEGGEPLACVVLADKQGLDELEGVPVYSLLQVISVGKEE; this is encoded by the coding sequence ATGAAAAACGTCGACGACTTGATCGAGAGTGCGGCGGAACTCGCGGATCGCGGCCTCTCGAAGGGCGAGATTGCGGACGAACTGAACGTCTCCCGGGAGACTGCGAGCTGGCTCGTCGAGCGCAGCGGCGCGGCGACCCAGGCACAGAACCGATCGGCGACCGGCGGCCCACAGGACATCCACGTCGACTGGTCGGCTGTCGGCCGGGACAGCAAGCGGATGGGCGCGATCGCGGAAGCGATGGCAGACCTCCTGGCGAAACACGGCGAGGACGTCGACCTCACCGTCGGCATCGAGAAAGCCGGCGGCCCGATTGCGACCCTCGTCGCCCGCGAACTCGAGACCGACCTCTCGACGTACACCCCCTCGAAACACCAGTGGGAGGAAGGCGACATCGAGGAACTCGGCGGCACCTTCTCGCGGAACTTCGCCGGCATCCGCGACCGCGAGTGCTACGTCGTCGACGACACCATCACCAGCGGGACGACCATGCGCGAGACGATCCAGGCGATCCGCGCCGAAGGCGGCGAGCCGCTTGCCTGCGTTGTCCTCGCGGACAAACAGGGTCTCGACGAACTCGAGGGCGTCCCCGTCTACTCGCTGTTGCAGGTCATCAGCGTCGGCAAAGAAGAGTAG
- a CDS encoding DUF7110 family protein, with translation MSTEESRHVYRLHSTLELPLEDLREYIGDATYPDGIADVEITRRNNTLILKAVAEDENVSKYTPTAQLKASITENRVYEEDPDERRSSFRWDEEEEEEIESELVEFAAFKGDRETVLQNSLLQYEMFLVLCGIAEQTEKGTLTAISENDGDLEATRIVDGEARPADVEVVEGPRDRQSSQGGVNWRDNKFIS, from the coding sequence ATGTCAACAGAGGAATCCAGACACGTATATCGACTTCACTCGACGCTCGAACTGCCACTCGAAGACCTCCGCGAATACATCGGTGACGCGACCTACCCGGACGGGATCGCCGACGTGGAGATCACACGCAGGAACAACACGCTGATCCTCAAGGCCGTCGCCGAGGACGAGAACGTCAGCAAGTACACGCCGACGGCCCAGCTCAAAGCGAGCATCACCGAAAACCGGGTCTACGAGGAAGACCCCGACGAACGACGGAGTTCGTTCCGCTGGGACGAAGAGGAGGAAGAGGAAATCGAGTCCGAACTCGTCGAGTTCGCCGCGTTCAAAGGCGACCGCGAGACCGTCCTCCAGAACTCGCTGCTGCAGTACGAGATGTTCCTCGTCCTCTGTGGCATCGCCGAGCAGACCGAGAAGGGGACGCTGACCGCGATCTCCGAGAACGACGGTGACCTCGAGGCGACCCGCATCGTCGACGGCGAAGCTCGGCCGGCCGACGTCGAGGTCGTCGAAGGGCCACGCGACCGGCAGAGTTCGCAGGGTGGGGTCAACTGGCGAGACAACAAGTTCATCTCGTAA
- a CDS encoding HAD family hydrolase — MERYDLVYQLYDEFDTQRLREYQEFVDVFPAIDSRVALEHWQSASEELERRKDEIRNEFAAGETFAEVAAHTTRDQAFTALDLEAKYGRPVNVLVLDVDETLRSAGGTDNEIPRETLHILTEFHEAGVPIVICTGQTLENVKGFAIQGLGSEIVHSGELSIVYEAGTGVFTPGHGADTKQLLYEDLEGDIRDVFDDVRSRVLPEAPEDLRRGCHLQGNEFNVTMKPNYETGSGRAREIIDEALVYLVDLLADAVATAIEVETDEAVAWTRAFYADQDPEIRGVLEQEGAYPEVSPADVPDDLTAVLERIDVAYYEADAAEIGSLELNKVVGVERALDVLGVDDPFALVMGDSKSDLRVMEWAAENDAGIAAAPEHASRETLDHVIHTDELVFDRGKSVDVLRTIYALNRFARLGQ; from the coding sequence ATGGAACGATACGACCTCGTCTATCAGCTCTACGACGAGTTCGACACCCAGCGGCTTCGGGAGTACCAGGAGTTCGTCGACGTCTTCCCGGCGATCGACTCCCGGGTCGCACTCGAGCACTGGCAGAGCGCGAGCGAGGAACTGGAGCGCCGAAAGGACGAGATCCGAAACGAGTTCGCGGCGGGCGAGACCTTCGCGGAGGTCGCCGCTCACACGACGCGTGATCAGGCGTTCACCGCACTCGACCTCGAGGCAAAGTACGGTCGCCCGGTGAACGTCCTCGTGTTAGACGTCGACGAGACGCTGCGCTCTGCTGGCGGGACGGACAACGAGATTCCCCGCGAGACGCTTCACATCCTCACGGAGTTTCACGAGGCGGGCGTCCCGATCGTCATCTGTACAGGACAGACACTCGAGAACGTCAAGGGCTTTGCCATCCAGGGACTCGGCAGCGAGATCGTCCACTCCGGAGAGCTCTCGATCGTCTACGAGGCGGGAACGGGCGTGTTCACGCCGGGCCACGGCGCGGACACGAAGCAACTGCTCTACGAGGACCTCGAGGGCGACATCCGCGACGTCTTCGACGACGTCCGCTCTCGCGTCTTGCCCGAAGCCCCGGAAGACCTCCGGCGTGGGTGTCACCTGCAGGGCAACGAGTTCAACGTCACGATGAAGCCCAACTACGAGACGGGCTCCGGACGCGCTCGCGAGATCATCGACGAGGCGCTGGTCTACCTCGTCGATCTGCTGGCCGACGCGGTCGCCACCGCCATCGAGGTAGAGACCGACGAGGCCGTCGCCTGGACCCGTGCGTTCTACGCCGACCAGGACCCCGAGATCAGGGGCGTCCTCGAGCAGGAAGGGGCCTATCCCGAGGTGTCTCCGGCCGACGTTCCCGACGACCTCACAGCCGTCCTCGAGCGGATCGACGTCGCCTACTACGAGGCCGACGCCGCCGAGATCGGCAGCCTCGAGCTGAACAAGGTCGTCGGCGTCGAGCGGGCGCTGGACGTGCTGGGCGTCGACGACCCGTTCGCGCTGGTGATGGGCGACTCCAAGAGCGACCTGCGCGTGATGGAGTGGGCCGCCGAGAACGACGCGGGCATCGCCGCCGCGCCGGAGCACGCCTCGCGCGAGACGCTCGATCACGTCATCCACACCGACGAACTCGTCTTCGACCGCGGCAAGAGCGTCGACGTCCTGCGAACGATCTACGCGCTCAACCGCTTCGCACGCCTCGGGCAGTAG
- a CDS encoding zinc ribbon domain-containing protein — MDDPGTVETIWRLAVAALVMIAPTLLFLGLVRGLERLRDDAFVERWLHEQGHELEDDVLTALAIGIDVEADGSSSLRCPGCGESNTSNARYCRNCLGRLPS; from the coding sequence ATGGACGATCCCGGAACGGTGGAAACGATCTGGCGACTCGCCGTCGCAGCGCTCGTCATGATCGCCCCGACGCTGCTCTTTCTCGGCCTGGTACGAGGGCTCGAGCGACTGCGCGACGACGCGTTCGTCGAGCGGTGGCTGCACGAACAGGGCCACGAACTCGAGGACGACGTGCTGACCGCGCTGGCGATCGGAATCGACGTCGAGGCCGATGGTTCCTCGAGTCTCAGGTGCCCGGGGTGTGGCGAATCGAATACGTCGAACGCGAGGTACTGCCGGAACTGTCTCGGGCGGCTACCGTCGTGA
- a CDS encoding glucose 1-dehydrogenase, which produces MNVIAVEPGSGEPTVLEKPVPEPAPGEALVRTLRVGVDGTDREVIEGRHGDVPDGDDHLVLGHEAVGVVEDANGTDLEEGTVVVPTVRRPLDGPTEHFERGQPDMAPAGEYVERGIVGAHGFMAEYFTSPAEYLVSIPEELAPLGFLVEPISISEKAIEHAYATRSAFDWRPESALVLGNGSLGLLTLAMFEEVLEYDRTYCLGRRDRPDPTIDIIENLGATYVDSRETPVSQVADAYEGMDVVYEATGYAKHAFETIDALAPNGVGALLGVPEDWTFEVDGGRLHRELVLQNKALVGSVNSHRGHFESAIETLAALPTWFTDDLVTGVYGLEEFERAFSLAEESTFADDDTTIKTAVEFTSI; this is translated from the coding sequence ATGAACGTGATCGCAGTCGAACCAGGGTCGGGCGAGCCCACTGTACTCGAGAAGCCCGTCCCCGAACCAGCGCCGGGCGAGGCTCTCGTCCGGACGCTTCGCGTCGGCGTCGACGGCACCGACCGCGAAGTGATCGAGGGACGCCACGGCGACGTCCCCGACGGCGACGACCACCTCGTGCTGGGACACGAAGCCGTCGGCGTCGTCGAAGACGCGAACGGGACCGACCTCGAGGAGGGGACGGTCGTCGTACCGACGGTTCGGCGGCCCCTGGACGGGCCGACCGAGCACTTCGAGCGCGGCCAGCCGGACATGGCCCCAGCGGGCGAGTACGTCGAACGTGGCATCGTCGGTGCTCACGGCTTCATGGCCGAGTACTTCACCAGCCCCGCCGAGTACCTCGTTTCGATCCCCGAGGAACTCGCACCGCTTGGCTTCCTCGTCGAACCCATCAGCATCTCGGAGAAGGCCATCGAGCACGCCTACGCCACCCGCTCGGCGTTCGACTGGCGACCCGAATCCGCGCTCGTCCTCGGGAACGGCTCGCTCGGACTGTTGACGCTGGCGATGTTCGAGGAGGTCCTCGAGTACGATCGCACCTACTGCCTCGGCCGACGGGACAGGCCAGACCCGACGATCGACATCATCGAGAACCTGGGCGCGACGTACGTCGACTCGAGGGAGACGCCGGTCTCGCAGGTCGCCGACGCATACGAGGGGATGGACGTCGTCTACGAGGCGACGGGGTACGCGAAACACGCCTTCGAGACGATCGACGCGCTCGCCCCCAACGGCGTCGGCGCACTGCTCGGCGTCCCCGAAGACTGGACGTTCGAGGTCGACGGCGGCCGACTCCACCGGGAACTCGTCTTGCAGAACAAGGCGCTGGTCGGCAGCGTCAACTCCCACCGCGGCCACTTCGAGTCGGCCATCGAGACGCTCGCAGCCCTGCCGACGTGGTTCACCGACGACCTCGTGACCGGCGTCTACGGACTCGAGGAGTTCGAGCGGGCGTTCTCGCTTGCCGAGGAGTCGACGTTTGCAGACGACGACACGACTATAAAAACGGCGGTCGAATTCACGTCCATATGA
- a CDS encoding metal-sulfur cluster assembly factor — protein sequence MTDARDTDETIDRRADAPNRERVREALDDVTDPELDRSIVELEYVDAIEIDDERVTVAFTLPTAWCSPAFAWMMAVDARDGIEALPGVTETRVILRDHMHDEVINRGVNERLSFEETFPDADGGVDAVRAELDEKARIARQYDAVERLLEAGLEPAQIAALRVADVEPADETGDVAAVYLRDRALAVTVPMEPIESYLEKAEATGVVSTPDDALFRTPEGEPIDPESFDLVHRRGRLATVNMSGQGGICDGLREARQQRLAVDD from the coding sequence ATGACCGACGCACGCGATACGGACGAGACGATCGACCGACGCGCCGACGCGCCAAACCGAGAGCGGGTACGCGAAGCCCTGGACGACGTGACCGATCCCGAACTCGACCGCTCGATCGTCGAACTCGAGTACGTCGACGCGATCGAGATCGACGACGAGCGCGTGACGGTCGCGTTCACCCTCCCGACGGCGTGGTGTTCGCCGGCCTTTGCCTGGATGATGGCAGTCGACGCCCGCGACGGGATCGAAGCGCTACCCGGCGTCACGGAGACGCGGGTGATCCTCCGCGATCACATGCACGACGAGGTGATCAACCGCGGAGTAAACGAGCGACTGTCGTTCGAGGAGACGTTCCCCGACGCCGACGGCGGCGTCGACGCCGTCCGTGCGGAGTTAGACGAGAAAGCGCGCATCGCCAGACAGTACGACGCCGTCGAGCGGCTGCTCGAGGCCGGCCTCGAGCCAGCCCAGATCGCTGCCTTGCGGGTGGCGGACGTCGAACCGGCCGACGAGACGGGAGACGTCGCGGCCGTCTACCTGCGCGACCGCGCGCTCGCGGTGACGGTCCCGATGGAGCCGATCGAGTCCTACCTCGAGAAGGCCGAGGCGACGGGCGTCGTCTCGACTCCCGACGACGCGCTGTTCAGAACGCCGGAGGGCGAACCGATCGATCCCGAGTCGTTCGATCTGGTCCACCGGCGCGGCCGACTGGCGACGGTCAACATGTCCGGGCAGGGTGGCATCTGCGACGGCCTCCGGGAGGCACGACAGCAGCGGCTCGCGGTCGACGACTGA